In one window of Streptomyces sp. NBC_01224 DNA:
- a CDS encoding ribonuclease HII, which yields MPYEPPTHTVERSLRATTGAKTVAGVDEVGRGAWAGPVTVCAAITGLRRPPAGLTDSKLISPKRRAELAPLLERWVTAFGLGDASPQEIDDLGMTAALRLAAVRALEALPVRPDAVILDGKHDYLGRPWQVRTVIKGDQSCIAVAAASVIAKVRRDTMMAELGADSGEYAAFAFGANAGYPSPVHRAALEEWGPTPHHRLSWSYLDALPRWQHLKKVRFSAEAAALESGGQLGFDF from the coding sequence ATGCCGTACGAACCACCCACGCACACCGTCGAGCGCTCACTGCGCGCTACCACTGGTGCCAAGACCGTCGCCGGTGTCGACGAGGTCGGACGCGGAGCGTGGGCGGGTCCGGTCACTGTGTGTGCGGCCATCACAGGCCTTCGCAGACCTCCCGCCGGACTCACCGACTCCAAGTTGATCAGCCCCAAGCGCCGCGCGGAGCTGGCCCCGTTGCTGGAGCGCTGGGTCACCGCGTTCGGCCTGGGTGATGCCTCACCGCAGGAGATCGACGACCTGGGGATGACGGCTGCACTGCGCCTTGCCGCTGTGCGCGCCCTCGAAGCCCTGCCGGTGCGGCCCGACGCGGTGATACTCGATGGCAAACACGACTACCTGGGACGGCCGTGGCAGGTCCGCACAGTGATCAAGGGCGACCAGTCCTGTATCGCGGTCGCTGCTGCTTCGGTGATCGCGAAGGTCCGACGGGACACGATGATGGCCGAACTGGGCGCGGATTCCGGCGAGTACGCCGCCTTCGCCTTCGGTGCCAACGCCGGTTACCCGTCGCCCGTGCACAGGGCCGCGCTGGAGGAGTGGGGACCCACACCCCACCACCGCCTCTCGTGGTCCTACCTCGACGCGCTGCCCAGGTGGCAGCACCTCAAGAAGGTCCGCTTCTCCGCCGAGGCGGCTGCACTGGAAAGCGGGGGCCAACTCGGCTTCGACTTCTGA